Genomic segment of Hypanus sabinus isolate sHypSab1 unplaced genomic scaffold, sHypSab1.hap1 scaffold_467, whole genome shotgun sequence:
GTCTGGAGGGCGTcactccagacctgtcttttatccctactcacggggactcagctatccatcactcctgaatgactgtgtccatcaaataaggccactccttcaatccactgaggaatgtttatgagcaaattATTGTCCTAGCAGCGAaagagtaaataattcaaaaaggagtcacaatacggttaatcagcaatttccacCTCTCTCTTATTTGTCGCCGATGTTCTTGCTTTttccgtctctctttctcatggtcagcatagcaacagtaatagttcgtggttctcaggagggggttgttaactctgtaccccattgtccatcaggtctgttcatcactcatagcaAATCAAACCCCCAAGCGATACGtttgaccatcatctaaatataaattaaatcatcaaccgccatttcatatttatgaaaaaataaaattggaaggaaaccatataaagtaattcaaattaaatgataatatttggcaaaagaacctcaTCTTCTttcaaaatcgaatcgaggatcagAAGTTCTACttttaattttttccaagctaagacataacattccttgagataaccattcaattaatgtaggggaagaaatatctttccagtttaataaaatagcccttcttgtcagtagtgtaacaaatgcaattacatattgatctgaagatgaaaaaccctgaatatgatgtggaactattccaaaattccaaatagaacagtcaatctattaggttataaattaattttcagagctttagaaatggtagaaaataaagatttccaaaacgattttaatgaaaacatgaccaaaacatatgtgacaaagtagctacttcagttatACATCTATCACAGCATttatctatactaggaaatattttcgatagtctctcctttgttaaataataacggtgaacgATTTTAAATTGAactaaacaatggttggcacatatagaagaagtaTTTACGTTGTTCAagactcgaagccaatcttcattaacaaaggtcatattaagttctctctcccaatcttgtttaatctttagtgataggttctcttcttgcaacaaaaataaattataaattctgctaatggaacctttcactaagggattcaatttcaaaatggtatccaacaaatcagattcttgtaaatgtggaaacttaggtaaagattgttgtaaaaaatgtttcacctgaacatattgcaaaaaatgtgtatgggCGAGAGAAAGTTAACTCTTCAaaggtcatcaatcgaccatcacaaaataaatgtaaaagaatggatccctttatttttccataggagaaaaatgggttcagttgttgaaggtttaaatgaaaggTTTCGATATAAAAACTATACAACGTAAATTGATtaaactttttaaaataattacgaaagtgaacccaaatccgtagggatAGTTTAATAACCGGGTtatgatttaaatttggaattttagagagctgtaaaggtaatggagctcctaaaataaaagttaaataaaattgtttaacagcttctaATTCCAAATCATCCCATAATGATTTTTGgttcttatcaagccaatataaccaaaaatatAATTGTgtaatattcacagcccaataatagtcTTAAAATAgcaagtgcaagtccaccatctttttcagatttgtgtaaatgatacttattaattcttgctctcttattgttccaaataaaggaagaaataagagagtcaatttgatcgaaatttgttttagttaaaaagataggtatattttggaaaatatataaaatcaaaagttgtttcatggagtccattaaaggaactacattcgctttatagagatctttatattttttagtaattataatacctaaatatctaaatgtattaacgATTCTAAAAGGAGTATCATCATATATACTAACAGggacatttaatggaaacaattcgctTTTATTCGTTAAGTTTATATTCTGAAAATTTACCGAAATCTTTTAAGTGTTTCCAAacaattaggaattgattcctcaagatttgaaataaaaaccaaacgttcatctgcataaagagaaatcttatgtatggttccattcatagagataccatcAATACTTTTAgcttcacgtagtgttatagctaaaggctccaatacaagattaaataataaaggggttAATGTCTAGTGCcacgagaaagtgagaaaaaagaAGAGCTGCAGTTATTAGCAATGACaagctcaaggacggcttcctgtctacagttacaagccaaatgaatgataaaatggaataGGCCTCACagtgtaactcgacgtgaccctgcagcatatgtctatctgcactgcactttctgtgcagccataatgctttgttacagttattgttctgtcgtatatcagctcaatgtactgttgtaatgtatcgatctgtgtggatgatacgtcaggcaagattttcactggaaGCTCAGTACATGATAAgaataaacaaatttcccattttaattgtgtggaaatattagacagactgagcttctgctctggaacctcagaaggaaactgaactgttgtcatttctgtggaatgcACATAAATGGAgaaggcttcaatctcacattacgatctgcgggaactgggatcaggtgaccggtggtggatctcccatatcaatatcagaatcaggtttaatagcaccggcacaTGTTATGAAATTCGTTGTCCCTAcggcagcagtagaacctaaaTCATAACAatggattttaacaattgtgatttaatataagaaaTAAAAGTATTACATAGTTAAATGATATAAAtggtacaaaatgaaaaaaaaagatgtaataaactattttaattgtgtcgactatttgactgactgggttgctACTTTGGAAATtgtggagtgaagcttaactgaactgtacacatttatgagaagctcagataaacAGAAAAGGCTTaattctcacataaatgggtcagACAACCAGAAACATCGGCTGCACTTAGCAGGTAaacacagtggaatgaaacatgctgaaaatattgcagaaaaaaacatattctccaccacaacgagaggacatgacagaTCCGGATCACATTGCCTTGTTTGTACGGGCGAAAGATGAAGCTACCCGTAcatgtagagcagtgacccgcagatgctgcagatctgcggaaAAACgtgaggaggaaactggatcacgtgACCGGTTGGTCTCCCACCGCAGGCAGAGACTCCAGTTACCCACAACTCTGTGCCGCTcacacctcctctcaccttaaatgtattagacatttcaacccccaggaaaaataaatcgtctgtccactctatctattcctctcgtaatcttataaacgtccatccagtttcaccccagcctgcgccgctctggagaaaacagcgcaagtttgtccagcctctcgttacagttcatgccctctaatccgggcagtattctggtaaacctcttctgcgccctctccaaagccccgacatccttacgggaatgggggcgaccagaactgtatgaaacactccagatgtggtctaactagttttataaaactgtgttaggaactgtaacgttttagaaacgaaccagcagcaatagagttcacaccggagtctggttttgatgttaaaaccactctctttattagtatctacttacaaAATTgtaacttaacgaaataaaggaatgttaccagtgttatgtgtatatatgtgtaaatataactcccagactatccagcctgagggaacaaagctcagagtcttgagatggtaaagtaggaaagttcagtaatccacggaataaatgatggaacagagatatttgtaatccagggtgaaacgtacaGAAAAGGCCGTTAtatcaaaataaccgtcgacgaagttcttatccgttgaatccgtcacatacgagttatcagcgaaagtgacctgtcacaggaataccgtcttccagaggttgccacaaaacatgcccaggcaagggttaacacaagatattccacaatccactcctatggattatacgaagtgacagccacacacgttCGTTGAGGTTCCGTGTACCGAatatcaacccactcttgtgggcataggagagttccaagcctcggCTGCgcctaactgaagcgatcagcttttccagtctccctctctctctttagactggccgactgcctgtctgcagatcgctctctctctctctctctctctctctctctctctctctctttagactggcgactgcctgtctgcagttcgctctctctctctcttatggttcagccCACAGTctgcgctgtcagcctgtgactgacgtcatagccccgcctcctcacgccgccgctcttaaagaaacagtcacagtacgaccgcaggctcggaacagccgcaacacaacttcccgacttttgaactcaatgcttcaaataataaagacaaccatgacatttgccttcttaaccactcgatcaatctgtgcagtctttttcagggagcgatgaacttggagtctaagatccctctgatcatcaacactgttcagggttttgcatttaacagtgtactgtcgcatacattcgacctaccgagctgccaagatgatcatcactaatcaaatctcactgagatttctcaggacctgttgaatttattgccaagtgcaataaggtacagggacagtgaaacactgacttgtggcagcatcacaggcaagtacattcagataacacacggaacacaaattatacgattctctgtcagtaacaatctataaatatgttttatgtcattaacaataTACAAAACACATTGTATCATGATCAATACCAAAATGTGTATTTGTGTcgataacagacttggaaatgttgaatttggtccctgtctccattcctcctgtaatccacagccagctcctttgtttttgtcacaatgagggagaggttgttttcttgacaccactgtgtcggggtgatgacttcttctctgtcggctgcctcgttattatttgagatcaggccagtcagtgtagtgtcgtcagcaaatttagttagcagattggagctgtgggtgcaacagaagtcatgggtgtacagagagtaaaggagggggcaagGACACACCGcggtggggtatgtgtgctgagggtcagagagacagaggtgagggagcccactcttaccacctgccggcgacctgacaggaagtccaggatcgagctacacaaggcagggtgcaggccgtggtctctgagcttcttgtcgatacttcaggGCTTCGTAcgggctactgctctgcccatgactgcaaggaactgcagagaacatcagagaaacaagcctcccctccatggactcttcctacacttcccctgcctcggagAACCAGGCCACgtactcaaagaccctcacaacctggacattcttgctgcaaacccgctcccccatcggggaggagatacaaaagccttaaagcgcgaaccacccggctcaaggatggcttcctgtctgtggttataagccaaatgaatgataaaatggactcgacctcacaatgtaactcgacgtgaccctgcaccatatgtctatctgcactgcactttctctgcagccataatgctttgtcgCAGTTATTGTTTTGtcgttttcatttttttttcatttgtagaatttttttttattggtacagaatcttctacagctacaaaatgatacaaaacttcaatagattaatatgtatacaattaataaaactgaaaaaactgatcgtaaaatataaaattggaaatatatatatgtatgggggaaaaagaaccccatctaacttggtaaaaaacccactaactacaTGAGAAACACACATTTGACCATCAATCATCATTTAAGTATGAAAATAAGAAAAATCAACCACCATTTCagatttatataaaaaataaaattggaaggaaatcaTATAGTGTAATTCAATTTAaaagataatatttggcaaaagaaccccatcttttctcaaaatcgaatcgaggatccaaagttctacttctatttttttccaaactaaggCATAACATTCCTTGAGAAAATCATTcagttaatgtaggggaagaaatatctttccagtttaataaaatagcccttcttgtcagtagcgtaacaaatgcaattacatgttgatctgaaggtgaaataccctgaatatgatgtggagctATTCCAAATCGACCAGTCATTCTATTAGGTTGtatattaattttcagagctttagaaattgtagaaaataaagattttcaAATCGATTTTAATGAATAATATGagcagaacatatgtgacaaagtagctacttcagtttcacATCTATCACTGCATTTGTCTATAGTAGGaaatgtgctgtctttacgacagttatttagtttataatattttcgcttagtaattcattcaatagtattttctagttagaattagaagtgtttaaagtatattcattgcatgtaaaatatatcggcatgcgatgacgtcacatccggtttcgccgcgtcttgtgggaaaacaccggtttgaaattagcgcgagggtgggggctttccacgaggctcacctgagcacaagcagttttgcaggcatgagaaatcacagtgagagcaacgctgtaagttaatagataatcgatatattgaactaagatgttaatgctgatcctgttagaggtaacgacggtagataatgtttatgctttcgttagttaaagagtcgcggatagtttgcatggaagtgtatttaaagtagtcaatggagcaggtaaactctccctgtatactgcaccttagtgtaatgtagttatagtcacctttgcaagtatttacacttgaaatgtgatattaagtaaggaacaaatactgtatcaatcttgtattgttttatcaacagttttcaccatatgttaatgtgaagagtgaacagtaaatggttaatcttactgcgatctggtttgcattggctgtggtttatccggacgttaaattcggcgtttcgttacacccgaaggagaacgtgacagtgaaaaagcggcattatcaggtgtttcaagtgctgcaatgtcagctcaatccagcatcaagtcgacgccgcccagcgacaagggcagtaaaccgacatcaagtaagcccacccaggcgttatcaggtgttccaagtgctgcaatgtcagctcgatccgggatcaagtcgatggcgcccagcgacaagggcagtagaacgacatcaagtaagtccacacaggcaagagccaaggcagaagccgccaaggtgcgactgcattacgccaaacaagaggcagttttgaaaatgaaactggccaccagagaagccgaaatccagaaagaaggggctgccagagaagccgaaatccagaaagaaagggccaccagagaagccgaaatccaaagagaagaggctgccagagaagccgaaatccagaaagaaagggccgccagagaagccgaaatccagaaagaaagggccgcccgagaagccgaaatccagttggaaatggcaaaaatatcgacagagttgcaagtgctgcagctagaaagagaagaagctgctgccatggcggaagcaaagtacatagaagaagctgaagggtcgcgtgatctgaccgcagcaagatctactttagaaaggaccagactggaacgcacaagcgactatgtacaatatcaaatagacaggcaggctcgtctcccctctccatacctattcgataacttccccagctacgaggaagagaatttaccctcgcggccccgcgatgaagtcaagaatgaaagagctgacaaccgatatactttgacaccaaagttacaaagttcgatgcgaagagacgcggaggttgaatccaggatggcaaattccatgagaaacgtgcgttctcagtcatatgggcgccaacgtacttctccagcccgcatgccgcttgcagccgatcccacgctgcagtatttagcacgacgggatctcgtcacttcgggactgtaccagtttgacgataaacccgaaaattaccgtgcttggctctccacattcaccaacgtgattgacggggtccagctcagtgcaacccaaaggttggaccttatggcgaaatggctggggaaagaatcacgcgaccaggtgagacgcatgcgttcagtgtacatcaacaaacctgagctagccttaagcgaagcgtgggagagactttgggagagatatgggtcccccgacattattgaaggggcgctatatcgacgtctggaaaactttcctaaggtgtcagccaaagatcactttaagttaagagaattcggagatttactcatggagatccaaggcgccaaagaagatggctattcagctggtctagtattcctagatactccatccgggattagaccaattgtggacaaacttccatttgggctgcaggacaagtggctgactgttgcctcagagtacaaggaagaccacgatggtcgatttcctccctttgagctcctcactaggtttgtgtgcaaggaggcgaagaggcgaaacgaccctagccttgtaggtccaggaagcagttcgatttacaccaagccaggcagatccgtttcgaatgttttcaacattgataaacccgtgtcagtgctcaagaccgaagcccttacaactaacaacgaccctggcaagtattgtccattgcataacaaacctcaccccctgaaagcatgcagaatgtttagggaaaaaccccttgaagagaggacggctcttctcaaggagaaaagaatatgttttagatgctgttcctcaacctctcacctcgccagagagtgtacgatcgccgtgaagtgtccggaatgtggcagcccagatcacgtcgaggccatgcatcccgacctgtcaccacaaaccgagagcgctccttcacccccacaacaggacggcggggagggagaggctcactctaggtcaatagctgtcagcacgaactgtacagaagtttgcggtcaagctcagtcaagtcgttcttgttccaagatcagcctcactaaggtgtaccctaaaggagccaaagacaaggccatcaaagcctatgtgattctggacgatcagagcaatcgttcactagtcagtccagagttctttaaattgttcaacattgagagtgagcggttcccatactacctcaaaacttgctcaggcaacatgaaaacccaaggaaggaaggcagaaggcatccagatcgagtccctggatggtaaagtcg
This window contains:
- the LOC132389043 gene encoding uncharacterized protein LOC132389043 — its product is MSAQSSIKSTPPSDKGSKPTSSKPTQALSGVPSAAMSARSGIKSMAPSDKGSRTTSSKSTQARAKAEAAKVRLHYAKQEAVLKMKLATREAEIQKEGAAREAEIQKERATREAEIQREEAAREAEIQKERAAREAEIQKERAAREAEIQLEMAKISTELQVLQLEREEAAAMAEAKYIEEAEGSRDLTAARSTLERTRLERTSDYVQYQIDRQARLPSPYLFDNFPSYEEENLPSRPRDEVKNERADNRYTLTPKLQSSMRRDAEVESRMANSMRNVRSQSYGRQRTSPARMPLAADPTLQYLARRDLVTSGLYQFDDKPENYRAWLSTFTNVIDGVQLSATQRLDLMAKWLGKESRDQVRRMRSVYINKPELALSEAWERLWERYGSPDIIEGALYRRLENFPKVSAKDHFKLREFGDLLMEIQGAKEDGYSAGLVFLDTPSGIRPIVDKLPFGLQDKWLTVASEYKEDHDGRFPPFELLTRFVCKEAKRRNDPSLVGPGSSSIYTKPGRSVSNVFNIDKPVSVLKTEALTTNNDPGKYCPLHNKPHPLKACRMFREKPLEERTALLKEKRICFRCCSSTSHLARECTIAVKCPECGSPDHVEAMHPDLSPQTESAPSPPQQDGGEGEAHSRSIAVSTNCTEVCGQAQSSRSCSKISLTKVYPKGAKDKAIKAYVILDDQSNRSLVSPEFFKLFNIESERFPYYLKTCSGNMKTQGRKAEGIQIESLDGKVVICLPPLLECNEIMNNRAGIPTPSAVLHQPHLHHIAKHIPELDPKAEILLLLGRDVIQVHKVRQQINGPLNAPFAQRLDLGWVVIGEVCLGDVHKPMVNTLKTNVLESGRHSIFRPCPSVPCIKEAQQGVNKREASDESLGQSVFALTKYDNKLAQSAQDTISLKTKDTKVFRDEANNGVAPLPIREPRQRSPDNKEQAVKRFTSLRKTRKRKPEMQQRTRLAHEVLCTLMAEVTAIINAQSFLPVSSDPENPFILSPSTLLTQKAGAPPPPGDFSDKDLYTKQWRQVQALANQFWPRWRQKYLPLLQQRQKWTEPHRNLANGQNHCYIP